The window GAGGCATTCCTCGATCTGTTGAAATGGCAGGGGTTCGGGATGCAGGTCATATGCCTGTTCTCGGTAGCGATGGCCCTGGTCGCTCTTGCTCTCGTGGCTTTCGCCTACCGTGAACCGGACAGGACCGGCGAACCGGTCCGCTCGGTCTCGGAGACTTTCAGGGATATGTTCAGGTTATTCCTCGATCTCAAATTCGTTTCTTTTATCATCATATTCGCCGGTTTCGACCTGATGTTCTGGCAGCTTTACCTCTCGGTCCCGACCTACATTGTCACGCATATATCGGAGACCGCCCCGATGGAATATATAGTAGCGATCAACCCCGGGATGATAATAGTCTTCCAGATGATCGTCGCGGCGCTTGTCGCAAGGATGAAGCCGATCGGAACCATGGCTCTCGGAATGGCGATCTCGGTGGCTGGGATGATACTGCTGGGATTGTTGCCGACCCTCTGGGGCGCTGTCATAGCGATTGCCGTTTTCGCTCTGGGGGAGATGACCTTCGCTCCGAGATTTCTCGACTACGTCTCGACCCTGGCGCCGAAAGGAAAGATCGGACTCTATCTCGGTTTTGCGTATATGCGCTCTTTTATCGCCAATATGCTCGGCGGACCGCTCTCCGGTTACCTTCTGGGAAAATACTGTCCGGCAGAAGGCGCGAGAGAGCCGTACAAGATGTGGTTCACATTCGCCTTCATAGGAATATTAGCTTTGATAGCGCTATCTGTCTATAACAGGGTCGTCGGCGATCAGACCGGAAAGGAGGAGACAGCCACCGCATGACCCTTACCTCTCCCGATTTTATCGTGCTGGCACTGTATATCGTCCTGGTATTCGGCGTCGGCATTCTCCTCTCAAGCCGCGCATCGCGAAATACTGAAGAGTTCTTCGTTTCGGGACGGTCTCTCCCCTGGTGGATAATAGGTACATCGATGGTCGCTACCACTTTTGCCGCAGATACTCCTCTCGTCGTATCGGGACTGGTGGCAAAAGGCGGGATCTACATGAACTGGATATGGTGGTATTGGGGAATAGCGTCGACGGTAACGGTATTCCTTTTTGCCAGGCTCTGGAAAAGGGCTGGAGTGACTACCGATGTCGAGCTGATCGAACTGAGATATGATGGAAAGCCGGCCGCCGCGCTCCGGTTCTACAGGGCAGGCTGGTTCGGATTCTTTCAGAACGTTCTCGTCATCGCGTGGGTGATGAAAGCGATGGCGAAGATCCTTCTCGTAGTCGCCGGCTGGGACTCGGGGACTGTCATTTTCGGCCTCAGCGCCGAGGTCCTGACTGTCCTGATCCTCTTTTTCATTGTAGTGGCCTATACTGCGATATCGGGCCTGTGGGGTGTGGTGATGACAGACCTTCTTCAGTTCGCGCTGGCGATGGGAGGGTCTGTATATCTCGCCGTTATCTCTTTCAGGAAACTGGGAGGGATAGCGGGCATAACTGAAAGACTGGCAGCTTCGGGAGCCGATCCCGGCAGGATCTTTCAGATCATTCCCGAACGCTCTCCCATCCTCGCGGCGAATCCTTTCACGGAATTCCTCATACTGATACTTGTCGTATGGTGGGCATCGTATTCCGTTGACGGCGGAGGTTATCTCTCTCAGCGGATCTTCGCCGCGAAAAACGAAAGGCACGCCGTATTCGGGTACCTCTGGTTCTGCGTCGCTCATACCGCTCTGCGGCCATGGCCGTGGATAGTCGTGGGGCTCTGTGCCCTCGCCTGGTTCGGCCCGGTCGATGATCCGGAGAGATATTATCCGATGATGATGAAGGAGATGCTGAGGCCCGGGATATTCGGCCTTGTCATAGCGTCTTTTTTTGCCGCTTTCATGTCCACGATAGATACGCAGCTCAACTGGGGTTCTTCCCTTATCGTCAACGATATCCTTCGCAGGTTTCTGTGGAAAGGAAAAAGTGAGAGGGAATATGTCAGGGCGGCTCGTCTTTCAATCATCTTTCTCGCCCTTCTGGGCGCTCTGGCCTCTTTCGCCGTTAATGATATCTCCCTCGCGTGGAAGCTTGTAGTCTCGGTGACAGCCGGTATAGGATCGGTCTACATAGCAAGATGGTACTGGTGGAGAGTCAACGCCTGGTCGGAGATAGCGGCGATGGCGACGGCGATGGCAACGACATTCATCTTCGCTCTCCTGGGGCGCCGCCCTGGTCTCGAAGGGGCCGCGTGGCTTGCTTTTCCATACTCGACCGCCCTTACGGCGGGGCTTTCCATCGTCGTATGGATAGGCGCCACCTTTCTGACCAGGCCGGTCGGTGAAAAGAACCTTGCCCGGTTCTATGGGAAGGTAAGGCCGGGAGGTGTAGGATGGAAAAAGATATACACATCGCCGCTCAATGGTTTCGAAGGAAAAAGGCTGTCGATCAAGGGAGGGTTACGGAGCCTGTCCAACATACTCGCCGGCCTCGTCATGACCTTCGGGACTCTCATCGGGACAGGCCGGCTTATCCTTGGCCATACCGGGTCCGCGATAATCCTTTTTATCTGCGTCGCTGCTTCGGCGTCGGTACTCTTCTTCACGATGAGAAAAAGCATCGGTCCGGCAACCGGAATAGGAGACGAAGTAGATGCAGGTACGCGATCAATACCTGCCTGGAAGGGGAAGTGATAAGATGATATCCGGCATCCGTTGCAGCGCGGGCCGAGCCTTGCTCCTTATCCTGGCCGCTATGACAGTGTCAGTATCGCCCCGTTATTCTAAAGCTCATGGTGCTGGAGCCGGCAATGGAGGAGATCGATCTGCAGGTACTGATCCGCCGAGGATCGATGCTGCGGTGAGGAAAGAGGTGATCGATAAAGTCGCCCTGTATATGAAGGACTTCTATGTTTTTTCCTCCACTGGGGAGATGATGGCTGCGCGTATCAGGATGCTCGACAGGGAGGGAAGGTACGACGCCTTTGATGATGTAAGGGAGTTCTGCGATGAGGTCACCTCTGATCTGAGGGATATCTGTCATGACAGGCATGTATTCGTCTTCCACAGCCCCGAAGAGGCGAAGGAAGTGGCGGCGAGGAAAGGACTTCTGCCTGACGACGAGATCGAGAAGATCGAACTGGCGCACCTCGAAAGGGACAGGCAGGCGAATTTCGGCTTCCAGGCAATCGATATCCTTGACGGGAACCTCGGTTACATAAAGCTGAATTATTTCTCCCGGGCCGATGAAGCCTGCGAGAAGGTGGTAGGAGCTATCGGGCGCCTTGGCGCGACCGACGCTATAATAATAGATCTGCGTGATAACCGAGGTGGAGGTGGAGGAGTCGGTGCCGTACTTTCATCATATTTTTTCTCGTCACGCAAGGTCCAGCTTACCGGGATCTATTACCGCCGCACCGATTCGATTGAACAGTCGTGGACTCTTCCATACCTTCCAGGCAAACGGCTCCCCGAAATCGACCTCTATATACTGACCGGTCCGAAGACCTTCTCCGCGGCAGAGGATTTCAGCTATACGATGAAGCATCTCGGCAGGGCGACAATAGTGGGTGAGAGGACTAAGGGAGGCGCCCACCCTGTCGACGTGATGATCGTAAAGGATGCGATCCTCGTGCAGATATCAATAGGGAATTCGGTCAATCCGATTACTGGTACAAACTGGGAAGGAACAGGAGTTATTCCCGACATAGAAGTCCCGGAAGGCGAAGCTCTTGACAGAGCAATCCTCGTTGCCTTAAAGAAGGTCCTTGACCGGACCGGAGCGGGCAGGAAGAAAGAAAACCTCAGGTCGCTTATCAGATGGATGGAGCAGGAAGCTCTACTCCGAACAGATCCTTAATATCTCGATTATCATCTTCAGCGCCTTCTCCATATCTTCGACCCTGATATGCTCGTCTGTAGAATGTTCGAGCTGCGCCCCGATGCCGATGACAGCCATTTCGATCCCCATATTATTGTAGATCGAAGCGTCGGTGAAACCGGTGATGAAGGTCGTTTTCGCGTCCACGCCCACCGTCTTGAGCGCTTTTTTCGATATCTCGACAGTCAATGAATCGTCGGGGATATCGACCGCCTTGCAGAGGTTGTCCACTATGATATCTGCACTCGCCCCTGACCGTTCGATCTCTTCATGTATGATCCCTACCATCTCGTCGGCGAGTTTCTGGCCTTTGTCATGGTCGAGGCTCCTGCATTCGGCAAGGAAGGATGCGCTGTCGGGGACGCCATTTCTGATCAGGCCGCCTTTTATCACGCCGACGTTCGCCGTCGTTCCGGCGTCGAGCCTTCCGAGTCTCAGAGCGGCAATAGCCCTTGCAGCCGCCTGGATGGCGTTGATACCCTTTTCCGGCTCCATCCCGGCGTGCGCAGCCTTGCCCCTGATATTGACGTCGATGGCAAAATACGAAGGTCCGCCGATCACGATAGTGTCGAGAGTGTCGTTATCGAGAAGAAACCCCATTCTGGCGCTTATCAGCGAAAAATCGAGATTTTTCACGCCGAGAAGACCGACTTCCTCCTGGCGGCTGATCGCGACTTCTACCGGCGGATGGATCCTGGCTACTCTCAGAGCTTCGATCATCTCGGCGATCCCCGCCTTGTCGTCGGCGCCGAGAATAGTATCCCCCTCGGAACGTATCACTCCATCTTTGAGGACCGGTTTGATGTCTTTGCCGGGCATTACCGTGTCGGCGTGGCAGGAAAGCAGGATCGGATCCTTTCCCGTGCAGCCTTTTTCGGGAAATTTCGCCACGAGGTTGCCGTACGCGTCCTTTGTCGCTTCGGCTCCCATACTTTTGAATTCTTTATAGAGGTAATCCATCATCTCAGCTTCATTACCCGATTCGCTTTCTATCTGTACCATCTCCATGAACTGCTTTATCATTCTTTCCGACATCGCGCATCCTCCTCATCGGCCTGACGTGTAGATGACTTCATAAGACGCAGATTCTACACGATCATCACCCGGTTGACAATTATTATCGGCGCCACGCTGCCGGGCGGGGAATCTATATTATTGTCAACTTTGCTCTTGACTTGCGGCGGGCCGTTTGTTATTTATCAAGGTCTGTTTTGGAATTACAGGAGGTCAGGAATAGTGTACGCAGTCATTGATCTGGCTGGCAAACAATTTACAGTGAAACCTGAAGATAATATCAAGGTTCCGCTTCTTGATGTCGAAGTGGGAAGTACTATACAATGTGATAACGTGCTTCTTTATTCGGATGGCGAAGATCTGCGGATCGGCAAACCGAACCTGAGCGGTATCAAGGTAACGGCGGAAGTCGTCCGGCACGCGCGTGACAAGAAGATCATCGTATTCAAGATGAAGCGCAGGAAGAATTATCGCAGGAGGAATGGTCACCGCCAGCATTTTACGCAGTTAAGGATAATGGATATAACCGCCTGAGGCGGTCGGGGAGCTGATATTTATGGCACATAAAAAAGGTGTGGGATCTTCCAGAAATGGCCGCGATACAGCAGGCAGAAGGCTCGGCGCCAAGCGCGCTTCGGGTCAGGAAATCCTGGCGGGGACGATAATCGTCCGTCAGCGCGGAACGAAGATCCATCCCGGAGCCAACGTGGCAAAGGGAAGCGATGATACTCTCTATGCCCTGATCGATGGCCGCGTCCAGTTCGAACGATACGGCAGGTCAAGGAAGAAAGTGAGCGTCTACGCAAGTTAAAGACGTGGTCGTCGTGAATCGTTGTAAATATAATTTGAAGGACCTGATGGAAAAAGGGATTTTCCGTCAGGTTTTTTTTGTCCAGGAGGTGAATGATGATACTAAGGTATCTCGGGCATTCGTCGTTCGAGCTCCGGCTCGGGGATGGAAGAAAGATCATCTTCGATCCTTACGAGGCTGGTTCGTATGACGGGGCGGTCGGGTTCGACCGGATAACGGAAAAGTACGACATAGCGGTGGTAAGCCACGATCACCCCGACCATGCTTCCAGAAGGGTGATCGAGGATGCAGGCAGTCTCGTCGACAGCGCGGGCAGGGTCGATCTCGGCGGTGTGGTGATAGAATCGTTCAGTGTTTATCACGACGAGAGTTCGGGAAGCGAACGGGGAGTCAACCTTGTCTCCATAATAGAGGCGGATGGCTTGAGGATCGCTCATCTCGGTGACCTGGGACATCCGATATCCGTTCCGGATCTGCCCGCTCTCGAGGGAGTCGATGTCATTCTTATCCCGGTCGGAGGATATTTCACGATAGATGCCAGGGCGGCAGCAGCCATAGTGCGGGAATTCGAGCCAAAGATAGCGATCCCGATGCATTTCAAGACGGAAAAACTAGGGTTTCCTATCGCCGGGGTTGATAATTTTACCGATTTGATGGATAATGTCGAGATCGCGGGTAAATGCGAGATGGAGATATCCGTCAGTATGCTTTCCGGCCCGAGAAAGGTCGTCGTGCTGGATCCCGCGTTATAAAAAGTCGATGAAATGGAGGGAAAGGATGAGAGAGCTCGAAGTGGCGGAGATCATCAGGGTGGTCGAGCGCCTCTGCAGGGAGGCTAATTTCGAACTCGAAGATGATGTTCAGAAAGCGCTGGAAGCGGCGTACGAAAAAGAAGAATCCCCGGCCGGCAAAGAAGTGCTTCGCCAGATCGTGGAGAACTCGCAGATAGCAAGGACGGAGCAGATACCGATGTGTCAGGATACCGGCCTCGCGGTGATTTTCGCCGAGCTTGGCCAGGACCTGCATATAACCGGCGGTGATTTCGAAGGGGCTATCAATGAAGGAGTGAAGCAGGGATATACTAATGGATACCTGCGAAAATCGTCCCTCGCCGATCCGATCAGGGGAGGAAACACCGGTGATAATACTCCGGCGGTGATCCACCTGACCCTTGTCCCCGGCGACAGGCTGAAGCTGTGGGTAGTGCCGAAGGGTGGAGGAAGCGAGAACATGAGCCGCATAGCGATGATGAAACCTGCCGACGGAGTCGAGGGGATCAAGAAATTCGTCGTGGACAATATAAGGGCCGCTTCGGGAAATCCCTGCCCGCCGGTGATAGTCGGGATAGGTATAGGCGGGACATTTGAAAGGTGCGCGCTCCTTGCCAAGAAAGCTCTCCTCAGGGAGATCGGCAGCGAGCATAAGGATCCATATTACGCCGACCTGGAAAAGGAACTTCTCCGCATGGTCAATGATGTCGGTGTCGGTCCGATGGGATTCGGCGGTGTCACTACCGCTCTGGCTGTTCATATAGAAGTGGCTCCGAGGCATATAGCCTCCTTTCCCGTATCGATGAACCTTAACTGCCACGCCGCGAGGCATAAATATATAGAGCTGTAGAAAGAAGAAAGGTGAGAGATGGCTGAATATTCATTGAAGACTCCCCTGAAGGATGAGGATATAAAAAAACTCAGGGCGGGAGACAAGGTCTCCCTCTCAGGGACGGTCTATACGGCTAGAGACGCCGCGCACGCCAGGCTCGTCGCGTTGATAGAAGAGGGAAAAGAGCTTCCATTCGAGCTTGAAGGGCAGGTCATATATTATGTGGGACCGTCTCCCACGCCGCCGGGAAAGGCTATAGGTTCGGCCGGACCGACGACGAGCTACCGGATGGACCCTTACGCTCCGGTGCTTCTCGATAACGGCCTTAAGGGTATGATAGGCAAGGGGGCGAGAAACGAAGCGGTCGTCGATTCGATGAAAAAGAATACGGCGGTCTATTTCGCCGCCACCGGAGGAGCGGCGGCCCTGATATCAAGGTCGATTACCTCGGCAGAGGTAGTTGCCTACGAAGACCTCGGCGCTGAAGCGATAAGAAGGCTGACGGTAAAGGATTTTCCCCTTATCGTCGCGCAGGACTGCCTGGGCGGTAATGTCTACGAAGAGGGCCAGAAGAAATTCAGGAAGATCTGAGCTTTTGATGATCACCGGTCGGCTGGACGGTGAAAGAGAGACGGGATAGGCAGGTTACTGGATTTTCGTCGGGAGAAGTCATTGAACGGGACAGGCGTGCTGATAATAATCCCCGCCCGGTACGGGTCGACAAGATTCCCCGGCAAGCCGCTGGCGCTGATAGACGGCAGAGAAATGATCCTCCATGTAGTTGATGGAGCAACGAGGGTGAAAAATGCCGACAGGGTGATCGTCGCTACTGACGACGAGAGGATCGCCGGGATCGTCCGCGCGAACGGTGCTGAAGCGATAATGACATCCGCTTCCCATGAAAACGGCACGTCAAGAGTCTGTGAAGTCGCTTCCGGGCTGGATTATCAGATAATCGTCAATCTCCAGGGAGATGAACCTCTCGTTCCGGTGACAGGCCTGGAGGATCTGATAGGCGCGATGGCATCTGATGAAAGTATCGTTATGGGTACGCTCGCATCCGAGTCGGATGACCGCGAGGCTTTCAAAAGCCGCCAGGTAGTAAAGGTAGCCGCGTCGATCTCGGGAGATGCCCTGTATTTCTCCCGGTCCCCACTCCCTTCAGGCGCTGGAAAGTTCCTCCGTCATGTCGGTGTCTATGTTTTCAGGAAAGATTTCCTCCTCGGCTACGGAAACCTGGAGAGAGGACCCCTTGAAAAGAGAGAGGATCTCGAACAGCTCAGGGCTCTGGAAAACGGATATAATATCCGGATAATAAGGTGCGATGAAAAAAGTACGGGTGTCGATACTCCCGAAGATATAAAAAGAGTTGAAAAAATAATCAGAAAAAGTTAAGGTCTCTTCGACCTGAAAAGATTCGCTCTGGCTGATACCGATTGCTGAGGGGTAGATTGGGAAAGAAGACGAAATATATATTTGTCACCGGTGGGGTGGTCTCATCTCTTGGAAAGGGTATCGCTGCTTCTTCTCTCGGGCTTCTTCTCAAGCAGAGAGGCCTGAACGTCGTACTTCAGAAATTCGATCCATATCTCAATGTCGATCCAGGCACGATGAGTCCTTTCCAGCATGGCGAAGTCTTCGTGACAGACGACGGCGCCGAAACCGATCTCGACCTTGGACATTACGAGCGGTTCATAGACCGCTCTCTCGGCCAGAGGTCCAATGTCACGACCGGACAGGTATACGAAGCGATCATCAACCGTGAGAGAGCCGGAGGCTATCTCGGCAGGACGGTCCAGGTCGTCCCGCATGTGACCGATGAGATAAAGAACCGTATTCTGATGGCAGCCAGGGATGGCGAAGGCGTAGATGTAGTGATCACCGAAGTCGGGGGTACGACGGGGGATATCGAGGGACTTCCTTTCATCGAAGCGATCAGGCAACTCAGGCTCGACCTGGGGCGCGAGAACGTACTCTATATCCATCTGACCCTTGTGCCATATATCAAGGCAGCCCAGGAGATCAAGACGAAACCGACTCAGCACAGCGTCAAGGGCCTCAGGGAGATCGGCATCCAGCCCGATATCCTTATCTGCCGGTCCGAGACATCTCTTGAAAAAGATGTCCGCGCGAAGATCGCTCTTTTCTGCAGTGTCGAGGAAAAGGCAGTTATAGAAGCGGTCGATGCGAGATCGATATATCATGTACCCCTTCTTTTCCATGAACAGGACCTCGACGATATAGTCGTCGAGAAGCTCGGCCTCGATTGTCCCTCTCCCGATCTGGAAGAGTGGGAACGTATGGTCGAGAAGATATATACTGCGAGCGAGAATGTAGACATAGCGATAGTCGGCAAATATATACAGATTGTCGACGCTTACAAGAGTATCATTGAGTCGTTCATCCATGCCGGCGTCGCCAACGACGTCAAGGTGAGGATAAGGTGGGTCGACGCTGAAAAGATCGAGGAAAACGGAGCCGGAACATACCTCGATGGTGTCCACGGAGTCCTGGTGCCGGGAGGATTCGGCGATCGCGGGATCAATGGAAAGATCAACGCCGTGAAATACGCCAGGATGAACGGGATACCATTTCTCGGGATATGTCTGGGGCTTCAATGCGCTGTTATAGAGTTCGCCAGAAATGTATGCGGTATAGAGGCGGGAAGCAGCGAATTCGATCCCGATTGCGCCGATCCGGTGATCGATCTGATGCTGGAGCAGAGAGGCAATTCGAAGATGGGCGGCACGATGAGGCTCGGCGCCTATCCCTGCCACCTGAAGGAAGATACTCTCGCAGCGAGGCTATATGACGAAAATATAATAAGCGAGCGCCACAGGCACCGCTGGGAAGTCAACAATGATTACAGGGAATTACTCGTCTCGAAAGGGCTTGTGATCTCGGGGCTTTCACCCGAAGGAGACCTTGTCGAGATCGTAGAGTTGGAAGACCATCCATATTTTATAGCAGTGCAGTTCCATCCCGAGCTCAAATCCCGCCCGATGAACGCCCATCCCCTTTTCAGGGGACTTGTTGGTGCCGCGAAAGAACTGAGCCGCTCTGGCGCCGCTCCATTTAATACTACCGCGGCGAGCAGCGAAAGCTGACCGGAGGGGTTATGGATCCCGTTAAAATAGGAGATCAGACTTTTCTGCCCGGAAAGGTCCCGTTGCTTGTCGCCGGGCCCTGCGTGATCGAGGATGAGGATGATCTGATGAGGATAGCCGAAGCGGCGGCGGGAGCTGCCGCAAAAGCCGGCTTCTTCTTTGTCTTCAAGGCAAGTTACCTTAAGGACAACAGGTCTTCCCTGCAGTCTTACACCGGGCCTGGGCTTGAAAAGGGACTCGCTCTTCTCGAGCGGGTGAAACGGGAAATGAACGTTCCCCTGCTGACCGATGTACATTGCCGGAGCGAAGTCGGACCGGTCGCCGAGGTCTGTGATATTATCCAGATACCGGCTTTTCTCGTGCGCCAGACCAGACTTGTCGTAGAAGCTGCCGGCACCGGACGTATCGTCAACCTGAAGAAGGGTCAGTTCCTTTCACCTGAAGATATGGGTAACGCGGTGGAAAAGGCTGAAAAGAGCGGAGCGGGAGGGGTCTTTGTGACGGAGAGAGGGACTTCGTTCGGTTACAACAACCTGGTTGTCGATATGACGTCGTTCATCCGAATGAAGAAATTTGATGTGCCTCTTGTTTTCGATGCGACCCATTCGCTTCAACTTCCCGGAGGACTTGGCGACAGGTCGGGCGGCAGGCCGGCGATGGCGAAGAGTCTCGCGATGGCAGCGGTCGCTGCCGGATGCGATGGATTGTTCATAGAGACCCACTTCAATCCCCTCAGCTGCAGCTGCGACGCGGAAGTGATGCTTCCATTGGATCAGTTGCAGGACCTGCTCGACTCCGCGGCGAGGATATTCGAAGCCCGGGAGGGATGACTCCGGGCGAACAAGATCCCGACTGGGGGAATCGATGGCAAGGCAATGGAGATGATATGTCGGAGAAAAACGGCGATAAAAGCATAATCGAGATCGGCAGGGAAGTCCTTTCTCTGGAGATCGAAGGTCTCCAATCCCTCTATGACAGCATCGATGGCGATTTCGAGAAGGCAGTCGGGCTCATCCTTTCATGCTCCGGGAAGGTTATAGTATGCGGAATCGGTAAATCGGGGATCATAGCGAGAAAGATCGCGGCGACTTTCAGCAGCACAGGGACCCCTTCTGTCTTCCTTCACCCGGTAGAGGCTGCCCACGGGGATATGGGGATGATGACATCTGATGATCTTCTTCTCGCGGTAAGCAAGAGCGGAGGGGATGATGAGTTCTCGAGGATACTCCCGTTCATAAAGAATATAGGGATAAGCCTGATCTCGATCACCGGCAGCCTCGATTCCCCCCTGGCCAGGCAGAGCGACGTGATCCTGCCTGTCAATATCGCGGGGGAGGCTTGTCCGATGGATATCGTTCCGACTACCAGCACTACCGCTTCGCTTGTTCTCGGAGACGCGCTGGCAGTCGCGGTCTTCAGAAGCAGGGATTTCAGCAGGGACGATTTCGCGAGGCTTCATCCCGGGGGGATACTCGGTAAACGGCTCATCGTTACGACAGGGGAACTGATGCATAGTGGAGAGGAGATGCCCCTGGTAGGGATCGACACTCTTCTCAAGGACGCGCTATTCGAGATCTCGGAGAAACGGCTTGGTTGTACGGGCGTCATAGACTCTGATGGCAGGCTTGCCGGAATGATAACAGATGGCGATATAAAACGATTCCTGATAAAAGACCCGAATGCCCTCGGATCGAGAGTATCGGAACTGATGACTCCCGATCCAAGGACGACGCGGTCCGACCATCTTGCCGTTAAAGCTCTTGAAGATATGGAGATGAATCCGGGCGGACCGATAACACAGCTTTTCGTGATCGATGACGATGGAAAGCCGGTAGGATTGATCCATCTGCATGATATCCTGAGGGCGGGATTAAAATAATCGTTTTAACTTCTTTTATTCCACGAAGATAAGCCTCTTTTGGACTGGCATACATATTGCTTGACTATCCTTTACGCGTGTGTTATATCTGATGTGAAAGTAAGCTTTTTTCCTGTGTTGTCAACAGGTTACACGAATAAGAGATCCAGGCGGAAGGGATCGGGTGGCAGGTGAAAAAATCAGCATCTGGATGATTTTCAGAGTGTGAAAAGTAAAAAACCCGGTTTTTTTCAAAAAAACGGGGTATAATTTATATGTGGGTCCGATTTACCGATGAGATTTTAGAAAAGGTATAATATTTTAATGGTCCACGCAAAAAAGAAAGAAATCCCCTCTCTGGCGCCGCCAGATATAAAAAGAGTCTTTTATCCAAGTTTTCTGATTTTCCTTACACTATCGATACTCTTGTCGTGCAGCGGTTCTGACCGTCCCGAGCGCTCGGTCGGCGAGGCGGAGATGGCTGACCAGGAATTTGCCGATTTCACGACGATTGAAAGCGATTCGGGAATAGTGGAGTGGATCCTCGACGCTCCGGTCGCCAGGGTCTACAATATAAGAAAACTCCTCGTGACGGACAGCCCGGAGATCGTCTTTTATGACCGCGATGGAAAGGTCACTTCGATCCTCACCGCGGACAAGGGAGAGTATAACCAGCAGACTCACGATCTGACAGCCCTTGGAAATGTCGTTCTCACATCGACCGAGGGTTTTATTCTCGAAACAGAGAGCCTCGTCTGGCTCAATCAGTACGGGCAGATACATACTGAAGATTTCGTAAAAGTCACCAAAGGGAATGATATATTGACCGGGTACGGATTTCAGGGTTATCCGGAACTTAAGAATATTGATATA of the Candidatus Krumholzibacteriota bacterium genome contains:
- a CDS encoding Fe-S-containing hydro-lyase: MAEYSLKTPLKDEDIKKLRAGDKVSLSGTVYTARDAAHARLVALIEEGKELPFELEGQVIYYVGPSPTPPGKAIGSAGPTTSYRMDPYAPVLLDNGLKGMIGKGARNEAVVDSMKKNTAVYFAATGGAAALISRSITSAEVVAYEDLGAEAIRRLTVKDFPLIVAQDCLGGNVYEEGQKKFRKI
- the kdsB gene encoding 3-deoxy-manno-octulosonate cytidylyltransferase; protein product: MLIIIPARYGSTRFPGKPLALIDGREMILHVVDGATRVKNADRVIVATDDERIAGIVRANGAEAIMTSASHENGTSRVCEVASGLDYQIIVNLQGDEPLVPVTGLEDLIGAMASDESIVMGTLASESDDREAFKSRQVVKVAASISGDALYFSRSPLPSGAGKFLRHVGVYVFRKDFLLGYGNLERGPLEKREDLEQLRALENGYNIRIIRCDEKSTGVDTPEDIKRVEKIIRKS
- a CDS encoding CTP synthase yields the protein MGKKTKYIFVTGGVVSSLGKGIAASSLGLLLKQRGLNVVLQKFDPYLNVDPGTMSPFQHGEVFVTDDGAETDLDLGHYERFIDRSLGQRSNVTTGQVYEAIINRERAGGYLGRTVQVVPHVTDEIKNRILMAARDGEGVDVVITEVGGTTGDIEGLPFIEAIRQLRLDLGRENVLYIHLTLVPYIKAAQEIKTKPTQHSVKGLREIGIQPDILICRSETSLEKDVRAKIALFCSVEEKAVIEAVDARSIYHVPLLFHEQDLDDIVVEKLGLDCPSPDLEEWERMVEKIYTASENVDIAIVGKYIQIVDAYKSIIESFIHAGVANDVKVRIRWVDAEKIEENGAGTYLDGVHGVLVPGGFGDRGINGKINAVKYARMNGIPFLGICLGLQCAVIEFARNVCGIEAGSSEFDPDCADPVIDLMLEQRGNSKMGGTMRLGAYPCHLKEDTLAARLYDENIISERHRHRWEVNNDYRELLVSKGLVISGLSPEGDLVEIVELEDHPYFIAVQFHPELKSRPMNAHPLFRGLVGAAKELSRSGAAPFNTTAASSES
- the kdsA gene encoding 3-deoxy-8-phosphooctulonate synthase codes for the protein MDPVKIGDQTFLPGKVPLLVAGPCVIEDEDDLMRIAEAAAGAAAKAGFFFVFKASYLKDNRSSLQSYTGPGLEKGLALLERVKREMNVPLLTDVHCRSEVGPVAEVCDIIQIPAFLVRQTRLVVEAAGTGRIVNLKKGQFLSPEDMGNAVEKAEKSGAGGVFVTERGTSFGYNNLVVDMTSFIRMKKFDVPLVFDATHSLQLPGGLGDRSGGRPAMAKSLAMAAVAAGCDGLFIETHFNPLSCSCDAEVMLPLDQLQDLLDSAARIFEAREG
- a CDS encoding KpsF/GutQ family sugar-phosphate isomerase, whose product is MSEKNGDKSIIEIGREVLSLEIEGLQSLYDSIDGDFEKAVGLILSCSGKVIVCGIGKSGIIARKIAATFSSTGTPSVFLHPVEAAHGDMGMMTSDDLLLAVSKSGGDDEFSRILPFIKNIGISLISITGSLDSPLARQSDVILPVNIAGEACPMDIVPTTSTTASLVLGDALAVAVFRSRDFSRDDFARLHPGGILGKRLIVTTGELMHSGEEMPLVGIDTLLKDALFEISEKRLGCTGVIDSDGRLAGMITDGDIKRFLIKDPNALGSRVSELMTPDPRTTRSDHLAVKALEDMEMNPGGPITQLFVIDDDGKPVGLIHLHDILRAGLK
- the lptC gene encoding LPS export ABC transporter periplasmic protein LptC — translated: MVHAKKKEIPSLAPPDIKRVFYPSFLIFLTLSILLSCSGSDRPERSVGEAEMADQEFADFTTIESDSGIVEWILDAPVARVYNIRKLLVTDSPEIVFYDRDGKVTSILTADKGEYNQQTHDLTALGNVVLTSTEGFILETESLVWLNQYGQIHTEDFVKVTKGNDILTGYGFQGYPELKNIDIKRDVKAYLRDEEGLVENEVDRERGNKAGKDE